In Candidatus Omnitrophota bacterium, the genomic window CCAGGATTACTGCAATTCTGCGAGTATGAACCGCGAGCATCCGCGCGAAACGGAGCTTGTCCTCGAATACGGCCGGCGCGTGGCGCAGGAATACCGCGCGGCCCTGCCGGAGCTATATGCCGCCCATGAAAGCGCGGTCGCCGCCAAAATCCTGAAGGAATGGCGCATCGAAGGTACGCCGTTCACCAGCGGCATCGTGAACAAGAACAACCCGCTCAAGTACCATTTCGACAGTGGCAACTTCAAGGGCGTGTACAGCAACATGCTCGTCTTCAAGCGGGACATCGAGGGCGGACACCTGTCCTGTCCGGAGTACGGGATCGGCTTCGAGTTGAAGCACAATTCGCTCCTCATGTTCGACGGGCAGGACATCCTCCACGGGGTCAAGCCCATCCGCCGGCTCACGCCGGACGTGATGCGCTACTCCATTGTGTACTACTCCCTTCGCAAGCTGTGGCAATGCCAGCCGGTCAATGAGGAGATCGCGCGCATACGGCGCGTGAAAACCGTCCGCGAGCTGAAACGGCGTAAGCGCTGAACCCTATGGATGGACCAGAACCGAAACCCAAGGAATGGTCCGGACGGGGCCGCCCACCGATCTGCGACGGATGCGGAAAGGTGAAGACCCGCTGTACCTGCGGACGGGGCCGCCCGCTGAAGGTCACACGCGAGACGGTCAACCTACTCCGCGAGGCGTTTCGCGTCGGCTGTACGGACGAGGAGGCCACCGCCTACGCGGGCATTTCTCCGCGCGCCCTGTACTACTACATGAAAAAGTATCCGGAGTTCCGCGAGGAGCGCGAACGGCTAAAACAGCTTCCGACCATATGGGCGCGCCACAACGTCGTCCAGGCAATCAGCAAGGGCGACATCAACCGGAGCCAGTGGTACCTGGAGCGCAAGATGAAGAACGAGTTCGCTTCCCGGACGGAGCTTTCCCCGCCGCAGGAAAGCACGGAGGACGCGCTAGACATCATCGCCTATGCAACCGGAAAACCTGCACAAATTGAGCCAGCTGTTCCGGGAGAACGGGCCGGACAGTCCGAGGATCGCGCTCTCCCCGACCCAGCAGAAGATTTTCCTGACGATTTTGACGCGGTCCCACCCTCGGAACCAAGCGATATTACCGACGCAGTTTGGCAAGAGCATGACCGTCGCCTTGGCGACCTTGCTGAGAGTGACGCCTCGGCCTGAGCATTGGACCATCACCGCGCCCAGCGAGAAGAAGGCGCAGATTTCCATGGGCTACGTCATCGACCACGCCTTCGACGACAAGATGTTCCTGTCCCAGCTGGAGATTGACACGCCGCTTGACCGCCTCCGGCGCGAACGGAGCCGGACCAAGCTCACCTTCAAGCGCGGCGGAAGCATCCAGACCCTCACGCTCGACGCGAAGAACGGCAAGCGCAACCTGGAAGCCGCGATGGGCCACGGTTCCCAGAACGTCATCCTCGACGAAAGCTCGCTGATCGACGACAACCTCTACGCGACCGTGAAGCGTATGCTCGGCGGGTACAAGGACAACTTTCTGTTCGAGATCGGCAATCCGTTTCACAACAACCATTTCAAGCGGACATGGGAAGACCCGCGCTACAACAAGTTCTTTGCCGATTACCGCATCGCGCTGGCGGAAGGGCGCTACACGGAGGACTATATCGAGGAGATGCGGAAGGAGGCGTTTTTCGACGTCTTCTACGAGTGCCGCTTCCCGCGCGAGGACGAAGTGGATAAGGACGGTTATCGACAGCTTGTCCTCACCAAGGACCTGGTACAGGAAATCATGGCGATGCCCGTCCCGCCCGAAGCGGTTCCGGGCCAGCCGTCCGAACCGTTCCCGCCGCTCAAGCTCGGCGTGGACGTCGCCGCCGGCGGGGACCAGAGTGTGTTCTGCCTCCGGCGCGGGAATTGGGCGAAGATCCTGCTGGAACACGGTTCGCCGGACACGATGGTGAATGTGGCCCAGGTCATGCGCTTCATCGAGGAGTACGGCATCAGCCCGCAGGACGTCGCCATTGACGACATCGGCGTAGGATGCGGCGTCCGGGACCGCCTCCGCGAGAAGGGACTGCCCGTGTGGGGCGTGAGCGTGGGCGCGCCGGCGCACCGGAAAGAGCGCTACGCCAACCTCCGCGCGGAGCTGTTCTGGAAAGCGAAGCAGTGGTGCGAGGCCGGTGGCCGGCTCGTCCCGCATCCCGAATGGCGCCAGCTCACCTGGGTGAAATACAATTCCGACACGGACAAGCGCGTCATCCTGGAGCCGAAGGACCAGCTCAAGAAGCGACACGGGCGCTCGCCGGACCACGCCGACGCATTTTCCCTGACTTTCTACGAACCGCCCTCCGTGGGCATAATAGCCCGTTGACCTATGAAAAAAATCAACGAAATCGAGCTACGCGATCCCGTTCGGAACAACCAGCGCCTCTGGTATTCCTACATCCAAGGACTGATTGAGAACGCGCCCTTCTCGACCATCGAATTGCGCCTTACCGTGAAGAACGGGAGCGTGATGACCATCAAGGCCATCGAGGAAAAGAGCGTGAGCATCCACAACGACGCCTGACCTTGCGCCGTACGCGGGACAGAATGTACAATCTAAATAAGCAATCTCCGTGCGGAAGTACCGACGGATGCCATCTTTATCGGCATCCGTCTTTCTATCTATGGGAAAAATCAAAGACCTGTTCAAGAACCTCCAGCGCAAGGCCTACTACGGCGTCCAGTTCACCCGCATGGCCGCCCGTTTGGGCGTCGTCGGCAAGACCGCCCACCTGAAGGCGTACGAGGACAGCCTGTACGTCTATGTCGCCGTCAAGAAGCGCGCCGAGAAGGTCGGCCAAATCAACTTCGTCCTCAAGGGCGCGGGCGAGCAGGAAGTCCTGAAGCATCCCGTCCTCGACCTCCTGTACAAGCCGAACCCGCACCAGACCAAGAACGAGTTCTTCGAGCTGTATCAGACCTATAAGGATCTGGTCGGCGCGACGTTCATCTACCTCATCCGCACCGGCGAAAAGGAAATCCCGTCCGAAATGTACCTTCTCCGCCCTGACCGCGTGACGGTCCAGCTCGCGGAAGACGGGACGGTCGTGGGATACAAGTACAAGGTCGGCCTGGAGGCGAAGGAAGTGACCATGGCCGCTTCGGACGTAATCGCCAGCTTCTATCCGTCCCCGCTCAAGGGCTTCGAGGGCCATTCCCCGCTGATGGCCGGCGGCAAGACCGTGGACACCGAGGCGGCGCTGAGCGAGTACCACCGATCCGTCCTGCAGAACGGCGGCAAGGTCGAGGGCATCCTCAAGTTCAAGACGGAATACCTTGCCCGCGAGCAAATCAAGGAAATCCGTGAGCAATGGTCGGAGGAAATGAGCGGCGCGGAACATTCCGGCCTTCCGCTCGTGCTGTACGGCGATACGGATTACCAGAACCTCGGCCTCAGCCCGACGGAGCTTTCCTTTATCGAGAGCCGGAAGATGACGCGCGACGACATCCTCGCCCTTTATGGCATCCCGCTCGCTCTGTTCGCCCAGGACGTGGGCGCACTCGGCGGTAACGGCTACGAGGCGGCCAAGCGGATGTTCCTGAGCGAGACTATCAAGCCGTTGCTCGACAACCTGGTGCAGAAACTCAACGAGTTCCTCGTGCCGGAACCGATGAACCTGGAGTTCATTGACCCGACGCCGGAGGACGTGGAGCTGAAGCTCAAGGAGGCGGAGAGCGGCCTCAAGAACAGCTATTTGAAAATCAACGAGGTCCGCGAGCTGATGGGCTACGAACCGGTGCCGGAGGGCGACGTCATTCTCCAGCCGTTTGGCTTGATGCCGCTCGGCGAGACTTTCGACGATCCGGAAGAACCGGTCGAGAAAGCGAAGGGACGCACCCAGCACGCGCTCCGCAACAAGAACGTCCGCGACTACTACCGCAAGCAGAGCGTGGAGAAGTTCGAGCGCCGCGTCCGCATCTTCGACCGCGCGCTCAACAAGTACCTCCGCGAGCAATCGGATCGGCTCATCACCGCCCTTGGCGGGAAGAAGGCGCTGACGAAGAACGTCGTGGACGAGGCGTTCAACATGAGCCTGGAAGTGGACCTGGCGAAGACCGCCCTGCTCCCGTTCTTCGAGCGCTTCTACAAAGAGGCCGGAGAGGACGCCGCGCTTTTCGCCGGTAGCGGGAAGCCGTTCAAGCTCGGCCCGACCGCCAGCGCGACGCTCGCCAAGCGTTCCAAGTTCTTCGCGGAGAGCATGAACAAGACGACCTTCAAGGAATTACAGCGCCAGTTCCGCATCTCCCTGGACAAGGGCGAGCCGCGCGAGAAGCTCATCGCCCGCATCGAGAAGACCTACAAGGGCATCAGCAAGGCCCGCGCCAAGACCATCGCCCGCACGGAAGTCCACGTCGCCGTCCAGGAAGGGACCTTCGCCGGTTACAAGGACGCGGGAATGACGACGAAGATTTGGGTGGCGGTCATGGATGCCGATACGCGCGACAGCCACGTCGAGGCGGACGGCGAGGAAGTGCCGATTGACCAAGTCTTCTCCAACGGCCTCATGTTCCCCGGAGATCCTGGCGGCTCAGCGGAAGAAACGGTGAATTGCCGATGTACTCTATAACCAAACCCTATATGCAGACATTCAAGACCGGACAAAAGACCGTGACCGTATCAGGCACTCCCGAACAGCTGGGAAGCGGCAAGGTTCCTTCGGAGCTGGTAATCAAGGCGCTCGCGGCGAACACGGGGACCATCTGCGTCGGCTACAGCTCTGCGACCGCGCAGAAGGCAAGCGGAGATTTCTTCCCGCTCGCCGCCGGAGAAAGTCTCGCGCTCGCTACGGACAACCTCGACGATATCTGGTTGGATGTGATGGTGAGCAGTGACGGAGTGGCTTACGCGCATGAGGTGCAAATCCAAGACTGATATGGCCGACCATAAAAGCGTCCTGACCGACGCGCAAATCAAAGCGGCCTACGAACGCAACTCCGATACCAATGAGTTCGCCGATGCCGATCGCACGAAGCTCGACGGCATCGAAGCCCTTGCAGAGGTCAACCCGACCAATGCGGAAACTAAGACCGCTTATGAAGCAAACGCGGATACCAACGCTTTCACGGATGCGGAGCAGACGAAGCTGGCTGGCATAGAAGCTCTCGCGGACGTGACAGACGCGGCGAACGTCGCGGCGGCCGGTGCGCTCATGGCCGACCAAGACCTTGCCGACCTTACCAGTGCCGCGACGGCGCGGGACAACCTCGGACTGGATACGAAGGCCGACCCAGGAGCGTTGACCAACTCGCTCGGCGACACGAACGTGGATGGGACGCTGGAGGCGTTCTCCGGCCTAAGCACCATCAGCATCCCCGCGTTGGAGCGGAACCTGTCCGAGCTGAACGCGAAGATAAACGCCCTGCGGACGGTCCTCACCGACTTAGATCTCATCGCATAATCCTATGGCAATTACCCAACACTGGCTCTGCCAGACCTGCGCAGAGGATGTCAGCACTTCCGCCAACGCCGCTTCCCATATGGAAGCGAACGCTGGACACAAGATGGAAATCTACTTCACGGACGAATAGCTATGACGAAGCAATACCTACAAATCAAGCTCGCGCCCACGACCGTGGACAAGGAAGCGTTCACCGTGGAGGGCGTCTTCTCGACGATGGACACGGATCGGCACGGGGACGTCGTCCTGCAAAATTGGGAGCTGGACGCTTACCTGCGGAACCCTGTCGTGCTGAACAGCCACAACTACGGCGACGCCGCCGAAATCGTGGCGCGTATGTTGGATATCGGCGTCGTGGACAACAAGCTCCAGGGCAAGATGGAGTTCGCCGTAAAGGAGAACCCGAAGGCCAAGGTCATCTTCGACCTCATCGCCGGCGGCTTCGCCAATGCCTTCTCCGCCGGCTTCATCGTCCTGGAGTTCGGCCCGAACGGGGAAATCCTCAAGAGCGAGCTTCTCGAAGTGTCCGTGGTCAGCGTACCGGC contains:
- a CDS encoding phage portal protein codes for the protein MGKIKDLFKNLQRKAYYGVQFTRMAARLGVVGKTAHLKAYEDSLYVYVAVKKRAEKVGQINFVLKGAGEQEVLKHPVLDLLYKPNPHQTKNEFFELYQTYKDLVGATFIYLIRTGEKEIPSEMYLLRPDRVTVQLAEDGTVVGYKYKVGLEAKEVTMAASDVIASFYPSPLKGFEGHSPLMAGGKTVDTEAALSEYHRSVLQNGGKVEGILKFKTEYLAREQIKEIREQWSEEMSGAEHSGLPLVLYGDTDYQNLGLSPTELSFIESRKMTRDDILALYGIPLALFAQDVGALGGNGYEAAKRMFLSETIKPLLDNLVQKLNEFLVPEPMNLEFIDPTPEDVELKLKEAESGLKNSYLKINEVRELMGYEPVPEGDVILQPFGLMPLGETFDDPEEPVEKAKGRTQHALRNKNVRDYYRKQSVEKFERRVRIFDRALNKYLREQSDRLITALGGKKALTKNVVDEAFNMSLEVDLAKTALLPFFERFYKEAGEDAALFAGSGKPFKLGPTASATLAKRSKFFAESMNKTTFKELQRQFRISLDKGEPREKLIARIEKTYKGISKARAKTIARTEVHVAVQEGTFAGYKDAGMTTKIWVAVMDADTRDSHVEADGEEVPIDQVFSNGLMFPGDPGGSAEETVNCRCTL